The Aspergillus fumigatus Af293 chromosome 3, whole genome shotgun sequence region CAACACCCTGGATCTCAGCGACAGAGTCAGATTTACCAGGTTTCGATGTGGAGTGCTGGCGCTCAACTCGGTactcctcttccatcacGAAGACCTCGCTGCGAATCTTGAGTAGCTGGTCCCAGCCGATCGATGCAGCAATCTTTGTCAGTAGATTGTAGGCCTTTAAGAATGTGCCTTGGTATGATGCAGCGTGCAGTTTTCTCAGCGACGGATGGATATAGTCGTGAGGGTCTCCCTGTTTAGGTTGTCCCTCGTCGATTTCATCCAATATGCTCTCTGCAAGAATAGGAAGCATAATGCGTGACGGCTGCGGCATTCTAGGCGTGTCCTTGTCCTGGTATGTGAACATGGGACACGAGTTCAGGGTTAGGAGCGCCAAGTCCCATTGCTCGAGCGATACGTATACCTCGGCCAGCCGAGCCCATGTGCTGAATTCGCTCGGTGCGGCGGTTACAGCACGTTTCGCGCATTCCAGGGCCAATTCACCTTCTCCCTTGCTCATGCAGAACGCTGCTTGGCAATCGAGTAGTGCATAGTCCATCGGCACGTCTTGTAAAGCATCATACATCAACCGTACAGCCTGTacttcttcatctgccatTAACAGAACCCTTGCCAACAGCGACGAAACCTCTACATCTCGTGTGCGAAGTTTCTCGAACAAATTCACTCCGGAGGTATAGCGGCCGGTTGTCTGGATGTACTTGAGAAGACCTGCTGTGAGATGGTTGCTGACGGTACTGGGTACTTGAGTTTCTGGATCGGAGCTGAGCTGCCTCCCTATAAGTTCTTGTCAGCCTGTGTCCATCTCAGCAAAATTTGCAATGCAGTGCACCTAGGAAGAATAGCCTCTCCGCAGCATCCAGAAACTTGTGCTCCATCTCCGTGTTGGTTACCGGGTTGAATCGTCGAACACCGACGATTTTTCTGATGGCATCACCACTACCGTCGTCCGCGTAAGAATATGCTCTCAGTACACCACAGAGGAAGGTTTCAAGCCACAGCGCCTCCGTAGCAACACGCTTATCGCCTCGCTCATCGATGCAATAGCTCTCCAGACTCCCTGGTATCTTCACTTCGACACGCATATCGAGATGCGAGAAGGCATTGTAACAGCTGCGCAAACGTTAACCATAACAGAATCATTGCGTTCGTTCATTTGAGTTTCTGACCAGTAGATTCCAGAAACCACCTTGTGTGTCTTATCCAGAGGAGAAAAGGTAAGTGTGTTTACGTAGGCGGCCAGGCTGGCGGAGGATGAGGCATCAACGCCGGTGACATGATGGTAAACTCCAGTCTATGAGCATTAAAGTCTGGTTAGCCCACTGCTTTGAATAAAAGACCGTCTAGTAAGTCGTTGCAATATTATAAGAAGGTTGCTGCGACCAAACTTACCTGCCGGTTTGCGTTGGTCTTCGGCTGCTTGACCAAGTATACCAGGTCTGGGGGACCTAATTCTCGTAGACTCTGAAGCGACTCCGTTCGGGCATCGACAGCAGCAAagatctcatcctcctcgtaAATCCTAGAAGAATGCGAGGGGTTAATCGCAGACCAATGGCGCCGACCGAAGACAACGGCGTAGAGAGAAGCCTCTCCGCAGGAACACGTAAATTGAGGGTGAAGCAACATACTCAGGAACAGCTGGCGCAACCATGGCGCTGGCAGGAGCGCAGTCAATTCCGCTTATGGGGCAAACTCAGACAGTGGGAAGTGAAATGCGGCTTAACAGTTTTCCAAGCGTCAGATGGCGCAGTAGTCGCAGATGGGCTGCAGACTCGGTGATTATTCCCAGTCGCCGTAATCTGTCACAAAAGGGACGCCGATCAGACCCTCCGTATCTCTTTTCCTGCCTGCGGCCACCTGGACTTGGGGCCTGGGCGCTCAGGCATTAAGGCTATCCTATTTTGGGAACTTCCCTCCCCGGTAAACGCGTGATGCGTGCCGCCAATTAAACTACTTCTTTCATCcgcatcttcttgatcccTTACACCTGAGTTTGAAAAGCTCCCTTGTTCTGAGGCTGAAACCATCAGTCTGAGATGGTGTCCATCATAGCCAATTTATCGCAGGTGTCAGGGACCTTTTTGCGGGCCGCGTAGACGCCGTCATGTCGAGCTGGGTGGCGTTAAATATCGAGCCTGACGAggcaattgaagaagaggttgatgatACGAAGGAGATACAGATTGAAGAAGCTTTGAAGCTCTATCAAAACGCCCTCAAGCTACATTCTCAGGGTCCACAGTTCTATGCCCAAGCTGCGGAGGCCTACGAAGCTCTCCTTAGTTCGGACATCTTCAAATATCCCGAATCGATTTCCGACTTCAAAAGATCTGCTCTGCAAGACTCCGAGGCAcatcttgatgatgatgtcgcAGTCATCGACGCAGTAGAGACATTCCCTGAATTCAGTGTCAATGATTCCACGTCTAGCACTCTGTTACAGACGATTTATTTGTCCTATAAAAATCATGGGCAATTTACGCTTGATACTCTGCAAGCTTTTCTGCAGGAGAACCCCAGAACTTCCGACAAAGCTCAGGAGATTCTGTCCCAAGTGAGCAAGCGCACGCACGCCGCTTTAGCTTCTTTTGCTGAAGCTTTGGAACGCGACGATACCGATCTTAATCTCT contains the following coding sequences:
- a CDS encoding ChAPs family protein is translated as MVAPAVPEIYEEDEIFAAVDARTESLQSLRELGPPDLVYLVKQPKTNANRQTGVYHHVTGVDASSSASLAAYVNTLTFSPLDKTHKVVSGIYCCYNAFSHLDMRVEVKIPGSLESYCIDERGDKRVATEALWLETFLCGVLRAYSYADDGSGDAIRKIVGVRRFNPVTNTEMEHKFLDAAERLFFLGRQLSSDPETQVPSTVSNHLTAGLLKYIQTTGRYTSGVNLFEKLRTRDVEVSSLLARVLLMADEEVQAVRLMYDALQDVPMDYALLDCQAAFCMSKGEGELALECAKRAVTAAPSEFSTWARLAEVYVSLEQWDLALLTLNSCPMFTYQDKDTPRMPQPSRIMLPILAESILDEIDEGQPKQGDPHDYIHPSLRKLHAASYQGTFLKAYNLLTKIAASIGWDQLLKIRSEVFVMEEEYRVERQHSTSKPGKSDSVAEIQGVETNGNGENGDGSGAEDADQSAETAASNNGVNETQVESSIEKPEQSMASEVVKSSNDDADPSHSSYTQFKNKRLCERWLDNLFMVLYEDLRIYTIWRTEMAQFRQQAIEYKKSATEWEILGELAERLHHFDEAIEAYQHCLSIRFSPKAMRGILKMYENRNDTRGILGCLIRLIAWQYRWYSEFSPELLYLIRKLIEDEGAVKVRSIVQATNLPQPVLDLTHQYCQLCATFRSSGSDA